A portion of the Stigmatopora argus isolate UIUO_Sarg chromosome 15, RoL_Sarg_1.0, whole genome shotgun sequence genome contains these proteins:
- the LOC144089734 gene encoding uncharacterized protein LOC144089734 → MRLPQQMQKMSYFHRGILCHPEHRGMRFYPRSEGPTVLCAASVENQEVADSSQDRRDELGAPEISHRGGRTKMAGKKPIAVSSTAVIPSGLTPRGRKTADTRRSRANAMARLETSKGDGGPGIFTADSRLRSKTLILRSQKCGPWAGNGPLGGPDPARKCFSTKTNPPRNTLVAYEGLEGFAGTGSDTPRP, encoded by the exons ATGAGACTTCCCCAACAGATGCAGAAGATGTCTTATTTCCACCGAGGAATCTTGTGCCACCCCGAACATCGTGGAATGAGGTTCTATCCAAGATCAGAAGGCCCGACTGT GCTTTGTGCGGCTTCAGTCGAGAACCAGGAAGTGGCCGACTCGAGTCAAGACCGGAGAGACGAGCTTGGTGCTCCAGAAATTAGCCACCGTGGAGGAAGAACAAAGATGGCAG GCAAGAAGCCCATCGCGGTATCTTCTACGGCTGTGATCCCCTCTGGGTTGACCCCGCGTGGAAGGAAAACGGCGGACACGCGGCGCTCGCGGGCAAACGCGATGGCTAGATTGGAGACATCAAAGGGAGATGGCGGCCCGGGGATTTTCACTGCAGACTCCCGTTTGCGTAGCAAG acgtTAATTCTGAGGAGTCAAAAGTGCGGCCCGTGGGCTGGAAATGGCCCGCTAGGAGGACCTGATCCGGCCCGCAAG TGCTTTTCCACGAAAACAAATCCACCAAGAAACACGTTGGTGGCATATGAGGGACTGGAAGGTTTTGCAGGGACAGGCTCCgacaccccgcgaccctga